In Methanomicrobia archaeon, the genomic window ATAGCTCGTATTCCGTTCTTCTCGACCAGCAATTTGCAGATCATGATGATCTGCTCTTCTTTGAGGTGTCTGTTGTAGAATACCGTGTTTTTGGTTTCTACGAAGACACTGCCGCATGTCTTGCATTTAAATCGCTGCTGGCCGTTTTTGTAATGTCCATATTTAACTATGTTGCCTGCACCGCTTTTGCCATAATCACGGCAATTTGGATTGGAACAGAACTCTTTTTGAGGATCTGCCTTTAATTTGCTATTTGGCA contains:
- a CDS encoding IS1 family transposase gives rise to the protein MPNSKLKADPQKEFCSNPNCRDYGKSGAGNIVKYGHYKNGQQRFKCKTCGSVFVETKNTVFYNRHLKEEQIIMICKLLVEKNGIRA